Proteins found in one Pieris napi chromosome 11, ilPieNapi1.2, whole genome shotgun sequence genomic segment:
- the LOC125053846 gene encoding microtubule-associated proteins 1A/1B light chain 3B-like isoform X2: protein MAIKSKFPTKVPLIVERYHKERSLPTLDKTKFLVPEDITMSQFLVIIRNRIKIKPNQALYLIINNRSMLSMSLTMAQAYETYSDEDGFLYITYASQEVFGYQDDMTGSNKEVQVIRDRFPNKIPLYVERYAREKEVPVLGRNKFLVPQELTMSQFLYIIRTKMKLRDSQALYLLVNDKVLVSHSMTMAQAYEQFRGPDGLLHITYAAQQVFG, encoded by the exons ATGGcgattaaaagtaaatttccGACAAAAGTACCG ttaATCGTAGAAAGATATCACAAAGAGCGCAGTTTGCCAACGTTGGacaaaaccaaatttttagtTCCCGAAGATATAACAATGTCACAATTCCTAGTTATTATACGCAATAGGATCAAAATTAAGCCTAATCAG GCGCTTTACCTCATAATCAACAACCGATCCATGCTGAGCATGAGTCTAACGATGGCACAGGCGTATGAGACATACAGCGATGAAGACGGTTTTCTCTACATTACATACGCTTCCCAAGAAGTTTTTGGATATCAGGACG ATATGACGGGGTCAAACAAAGAGGTTCAAGTCATTAGAGACAGATTTCCAAACAAGATTCCG TTGTACGTGGAAAGATACGCCAGAGAGAAAGAAGTACCAGTGctcggaagaaacaaattctTAGTGCCACAGGAGCTCACGATGTCCCAGTTCCTATACATCATCAGGACAAAAATGAAATTGAGAGATTCCCAG GCGCTGTACCTATTAGTCAACGATAAAGTGCTGGTTAGCCACAGTATGACCATGGCGCAGGCTTATGAACAGTTCCGTGGACCGGACGGCTTACTGCATATCACCTATGCAGCGCAACAAGTCTTTGGCTGA
- the LOC125053847 gene encoding mediator of RNA polymerase II transcription subunit 29, protein MNQMNMHSGMNPGPPMGAAPPMQMPVCGQIMQQPPHQMAPAPMPQQTQQDKMDNITKVKTLMSSLRECLPVTLKSAAQILHHNHNVDSNTQKSNEPPGARFDKNLEEFFSLCDQMELHLRTATTCIQQAQSAAHYLPLTVIPSRMDSGPVQETTLSYPQYLNTVRLQIAYAKDIHDTLVAAAQNISPTE, encoded by the exons atgaaTCAAATGAACATGCATAGTGGCATGAACCCTGGTCCTCCTATGGGTGCTGCACCGCCCATGCAAATGCCAGTATGTGGTCAGATAATGCAGCAGCCTCCGCATCAAATGGCACCAGCTCCCATGCCACAGCAAACCCAACAGGACAAAATGGATAATATTACAAAGGTTAAAACATTGATGAGCTCCTTGAGAGAATGTCTACCT GTGACATTAAAATCAGCAGCCCAAATATTGCATCACAATCACAATGTGGACTCAAATACTCA AAAAAGCAACGAGCCTCCAGGAGCAAggtttgataaaaatttagaagaatttttttcactcTGTGATCAAATGGAGCTTCATTTG aggACAGCGACAACATGTATTCAACAAGCTCAGTCGGCAGCGCACTATCTTCCCCTCACTGTTATACCATCTAGAATGGATTCGGGGCCCGTACAA GAAACAACACTCAGCTACCCTCAATATTTGAACACTGTAAGACTTCAGATCGCATATGCGAAAGATATACACGACACTCTTGTTGCTGCTGCACAAAACATATCACCTACAGAATAG